Proteins co-encoded in one Yamadazyma tenuis chromosome 1, complete sequence genomic window:
- a CDS encoding uncharacterized protein (EggNog:ENOG503PVC8), with protein sequence MIRNKCGSRFLRHLAVINRDIRRFNVSAVNSVSLGSRGEIETSENTIFKLLDLVLSGDLNHAKENQVLILMAKIPARLQSSVLVDVPEETRSSVLLNVQLQLMLKRQDPTVATFILENIQSPLNHGLLEVFFFNYLNAENFVSLVSLLELCIEDKQFIPSNALWSRYLSLTCEVFSLEGAKLIFHNVIDDYKFVVQDCSAYNSTHPVPFLVSPDSLSTLAMIFQKNSEPQYIIFLRDYFRRFYSLYGHRTTFKSISISLVEAYCGAGDAVNALRSFKYLCMLFRDHSNFQARSDYLETIYSILNDTSRWRVNNIRTNGVQYPDWPEELKSEDDKLQDSEVKGSLFRPIDAKSNSTRVFATLDGSIQLNDLPMFDEFITKTVLKHMQSDSTQKIPTLMKLIKSNHYMLTTFIVSGLASNNYFAEALIIMKKLQLKHLDLSLPVLLKDETFLILFMNCKRRLNNPESNELHNFDKLLEFNDYINELLKFYFKGKERFKKPFVNPVIMSIYISLIVDGPKFQSSILESNLTFFKNKRQKNDKIYLSPDDYKKLDQVYDISRSQFKDLVLPN encoded by the coding sequence ATGATACGAAACAAGTGTGGGAGTAGGTTCCTACGGCATTTGGCTGTCATAAACAGGGACATACGACGGTTCAATGTCAGTGCAGTAAACTCTGTTAGTTTGGGATCTCGTGGAGAGATAGAGACCAGTGAAAATACCATTTTTAAGCTCCTAGATTTGGTACTATCAGGAGATTTAAATCATGCTAAAGAGAATCAAGTCTTGATATTAATGGCCAAGATCCCTGCACGTTTACAGAGTAGTGTTCTCGTTGATGTTCCTGAAGAAACCAGGAGCTCTGTCCTTTTAAATGTCCAGTTACAATTAATGTTGAAAAGACAAGACCCAACGGTAGCGACCTTCATTCTAGAGAACATCCAAAGTCCTTTAAACCATGGTCTTTTGGaggttttcttcttcaactatCTCAATGCTGAGAATTTTGTGTCACTAGTGTCCCTCCTAGAGCTTTGTATCGAAGACAAGCAATTTATACCAAGTAATGCACTTTGGTCAAGATATTTGAGTTTGACGTGTGAAGTGTTTTCCCTTGAGGGAGCCAAATTGATATTTCACAACGTCATTGATGATTATAAATTCGTTGTACAAGATTGCTCTGCCTATAACTCCACCCATCCAGTCCCTTTTCTAGTGAGTCCTGATAGCTTGTCAACCTTGGCAATGATATTCCAGAAGAACCTGGAACCCCAGTATATAATCTTTCTAAGAGATTACTTCAGAAGGTTTTATTCACTTTATGGCCATCGTACTACGTTTAAGTCAATTTCCATCTCCTTGGTGGAAGCGTATTGTGGTGCTGGTGATGCTGTAAATGCCTTACGGtctttcaagtatttgtgCATGTTGTTCAGAGATCATCTGAACTTCCAAGCTCGTTCCGACTATCTTGAAACCATTTACTCTATACTCAACGACACATCCCGATGGCGTGTCAATAACATTCGTACCAATGGAGTTCAGTATCCAGATTGGCCGGAGGAGTTAAAGAGTGAAGACGATAAACTACAAGATCTGGAAGTCAAAGGTTCTCTTTTTCGGCCCATTGATGCTAAAAGTAATAGTACAAGGGTGTTTGCCACATTGGATGGATCTATTCAACTCAATGATTTGCCCATGTTTGATGAATTCATTACCAAAACGGTTTTAAAGCATATGCAATCGGATTCTACTCAAAAAATTCCAACCTTAAtgaaattgatcaaatcaaatcattATATGCTAACCACTTTCATAGTTTCCGGCCTTGCATCCAACAACTATTTTGCAGAAGCACTCATAATAATGAAAAAGCTTCAATTAAAGCATTTGGACTTGTCGTTGCCAGTGTTGTTAAAAGATGAGACCTTCCTAATCTTGTTTATGAACTGCAAGAGAAGACTAAATAACCCAGAGTCAAATGAACTTCACAACTTCGATAAACTCCTTGAGTTCAACGATTATATCAATGAGTTATTGAAGTTCTACTTCAAAGGGAAGGAAAGGTTCAAGAAACCTTTTGTTAATCCAGTAATCATGTCTATTTACATCTCGCTAATTGTGGATGGGCCAAAATTCCAATCGAGCATACTAGAATCTAACTTGacctttttcaagaacaagagaCAAAAAAATGATAAAATTTATTTATCACCTGATGACTATAAGaaacttgaccaagtatATGACATTTCACGAAGCCAGTTTAaagatcttgttcttcCTAATTAA
- a CDS encoding uncharacterized protein (EggNog:ENOG503NWMC; COG:O,U) — translation MFRSTLLRPGVLKAFPAAKSNIGPGTIGLARSGMSPVRFNSTTPTSEITNKLTQFTEDAITTSTMTSDQLGYLQSIGMGEGYGPTAIIERMLEFTHVYTGLPWWGTILAATVITRVFMFPLYMKASANTAKMTKIKPQLDATAQQMRVAETMQERTEASFARTKLMKEHGIKMSHGFLPFIQIPFAYGFFQALRKMANHPVEGFSTQGTAWFTDLTQVDPYLGLQIVAGTIIMGQFKIGGETGAMNMSPVMQKFIYLAPVLSIFVTKGFSAAVLLYFAANASFSFLQAIVLRSKYFRRFFKMPPISKPPPSASGAQNQSLGDWWKDFSKTTQQTTTSKMQQSDRKLAAMQKRRQDTTKNFIKRR, via the coding sequence ATGTTCAGATCCACATTACTTCGCCCGGGAGTGCTCAAGGCATTTCCGGCCGCTAAGTCCAACATCGGTCCTGGCACCATTGGTTTGGCTAGGTCGGGAATGTCGCCAGTTCGGTTCAACTCCACAACCCCAACCTCagaaatcaccaataaGCTCACTCAGTTCACAGAAGATGCTATCACCACTTCCACCATGACCTCTGACCAGCTTGGATACTTACAGTCGATAGGAATGGGAGAGGGATACGGCCCCACGGCTATAATTGAGAGAATGTTGGAATTCACCCATGTGTACACGGGATTACCTTGGTGGGGCACCATCCTTGCTGCAACCGTGATAACCAGAGTTTTCATGTTCCCATTGTACATGAAAGCTTCTGCCAACACGGCAAAGATGACCAAGATCAAGCCGCAATTGGATGCGACTGCTCAGCAGATGAGAGTGGCAGAAACCATGCAAGAAAGAACGGAAGCTTCGTTTGCTAGaaccaagttgatgaaagaGCACGGCATTAAGATGAGCCATGGGTTCCTTCCGTTTATTCAGATTCCTTTTGCATATGGGTTCTTTCAGGCACTAAGAAAAATGGCTAACCATCCAGTTGAAGGGTTTTCTACACAAGGTACTGCCTGGTTTACTGATTTAACACAGGTGGATCCATACTTGGGGTTGCAAATAGTAGCCGGTACGATCATCATGGGACAATTTAAGATAGGAGGGGAAACTGGTGCCATGAACATGAGTCCGGTGATGCAGAAGTTCATTTACTTGGCTCCGGTGTTGTCTATTTTCGTAACTAAAGGGTTTTCTGCAGCCGTGCTTTTGTATTTTGCGGCCAATgcttccttttcttttctCCAGGCCATCGTGTTGAGAAGCAAGTACTTCAggagattcttcaagatgCCTCCCATTCTGAAACCACCTCCATCGGCATCTGGTGCTCAGAATCAGAGTTTAGGTGACTGGTGGAAAGATTTCTCTAAAACCACTCAGCAGACTACTACTTCTAAGATGCAACAATCGGACAGAAAGTTGGCGGCCATGCAAAAAAGAAGACAAGACACCACTAAGAACTTTATCAAGAGACGTTGA
- the BEM2 gene encoding rho GTPase-activating protein (EggNog:ENOG503NWFV; COG:T) produces the protein MRKIWSSRRDKDRDREGDKEKRKSFTGINSLYYAPSNQTAVTSRDSVEFDPSLYSQQSHQPIPSKQDFHDDATFAHSVQESGLTANTAVSTAVSASTSTTKLSSHTDSALSLPSPKAPKSISGLVKYDYDAHLVKNSWVNVVVNTSVNDVDDQSLRLYRAELKGSHLYLYKSNLNYRSFKSAPDTPRDDTFGSSQSVKNLNLNDLDSASISGPTSIPIQEGTISGPLSAPLLSSSPHNFNIQHSAAPSPLSDRHSQPFSSLQPPEIFKNSNNSNSSIPENAESSILTPTPNGPDTGSRSDDYRITFFETAVPHPDLRFSFDTYSFQPDCTIESLLHFVLFSNDDNFQSTVHQAITILPLFPDFGKTLRLLNLILTNLFGDKFSGKYDLSVAFDRILQLLNNVDNNLQGFLLKSDIAPYILRLLEILSDKLSPSSEDSEEYSGFLSQLTTFKSSMLLHQQNLIHLISNDNDKAPESNPFQDLNASYFLNHVKLIDFATTVNAIDLKFYKDWNSNIDKSLLLYSTINQTNQSGSVDIFYRRNSLFFNNEFHIHFLSRLFINQMFLETNITGMNSSTSLLEFKARLLEKWIDLGCLLDKSGNMSSWLGIASIILSQPILRLNKIWSFVSLDYIKLLKNDWSPVLFELDRRFLVNGINASTPNSPNQQKSSEENSTDPSPRDSYHIMAPRGLGKVYAKENVVPYFGDLLLNNLVINNINELDSIYKKINYSFNRWSEYSKNLTNYDDIIKYNDDVLKRYDSMGFIFSNESLNQVLYLGVNEDSKSLPPTFEIPKDNEKGDHGLNYNVTTNPVLQSQLLKLIDLNSNSESFNLEKLMLLSLTFQPELPESYLRSNHPVYKNFHATHSNISVNSNDSLASLKVEGSMNVHDPTSRLPTFNNNHFKFNLIKYDDLTNDSGISNQFHSESNDSKHKIKVGNDLTFRIDDFVTDLDNQTNSTLNPLDEVGNEDDDDEVTGLGIDVDDILNSDKFNNFLMSNDPSSSESDQVNSSKKTSTNLLSHPTNSFSVISSDSSQLHIYKYIPKLSTIEKLIDLLIIDTKYLDESISIDLSEYRYVFLLNYNSYITTRELLDKLAYRFINSGNAVISIMKKLHAMKTNQSQDKQSDEDFPNWNLDNSVDLTELGEVDYSVLLKIQINILKVLVLLINNFYSNFSMDLMNKKILIKLLKLFSNEILQWYNSNKIDSELEKSFESLVNYYKKLKKLFVKKTYRPIELDKFHQFLVNDFKFNNSLHEVPMNRNLPGHKNIQKIEKFLHKFNKLLSIFYKGIKIEDWVKVYKIMEIEFEKNNLMEFKLQKNETVDENLVISNIFNYFDSLNDPNEKLLILKKFPLVFRKLFKLYNKFKTYILIQLTDLNITVDERLDRMKTLLYMVKLCQLKMSSTQFVFESRHKGPIPSCIESSITNVIYSPESRLFTNLWIKASIALNGEDFVETSTSFDDLNSLLPKHITIKDLAIHHEFLLPCFGWIIENMVEMNRIPNFTAKSQINFNKRYFIYKVLKELTIEDVDLDEFNHNETREFEFLLKLDENLINDKNIKEFTFLEKDRAKLFKAVLKEQHKVLLIDNRKKHLKDGNVSTSSLHSTSSQSSVNGSLHKKSSNPGLRRQSLSYKQSNSGSRFKISGFFTKSRPFSIGGNGSNPGQHWYDKPINAKELPNADNFIAAKSKPAHIIPLKNKKIFPVYLLPLSFKIDSDSNKEEDYFFQCLNETDLNDWLMKLSYANRHWFFSRSLNIKSSSGNFTTFGIPLGVTCNRQNTFVPKFLLEIFKAIEAEGLKDVGVYRISTSLSELTNLKSMIDKVGFIDFEERSYDTHALTSCVKSYFRELPDALLNDKAIEKCYDLRQSIANEEIDKIEMILRAKEIFKSLPKTNYETLKALLKHLTKVEEFSEYNKMNPTNLATVIGPALTEASGLEVLVNSFGFMNFVLERIIINYQEIFEFTVEEVKNLDKEELEKTEQHTITDADQNSQAEPQVSAPEKVQTSKADVIEISESAIDVSELRNEEQVV, from the coding sequence ATGAGAAAGATCTGGTCTCTGAGAAGAGACAAGGATAGAGATAGAGAAGGAGACAAGGAAAAGCGTAAGAGCTTCACCGGTATCAATTCCTTATACTATGCCCCCAGCAATCAAACGGCGGTTACTAGTCGAGATTCGGTTGAATTTGATCCCAGCTTGTACTCCCAGCAATCCCACCAACCAATCCCTTCTAAACAAGACTTCCACGATGACGCCACGTTTGCCCATAGTGTCCAGGAATCTGGTCTCACTGCCAACACCGCCGTGTCCACCGCCGTATCTgcctccacctccaccaccaagcTCTCATCTCACACGGATAGTGCTCTTTCActcccatcaccaaaggCTCCCAAGTCGATTCTGGGCTTGGTCAAGTACGACTACGATGCGCACCTTGTCAAAAACTCCTGGGTCAATGTCGTGGTCAATACCTCTGTTAACGACGTGGACGACCAGTCATTACGGTTATATCGAGCAGAGTTGAAAGGTTCCCATTTGTACCTCTACAAGCTGAACTTGAACTACCGCAGCTTCAAGTCAGCCCCCGATACCCCCCGAGATGACACATTTGGATCGTCCCAATCGGTGAAAAACCTTAATCTTAACGACCTAGATCTGGCATCTATCTCAGGTCCCACCAGTATTCCAATCCAAGAAGGGACTATTTCTGGCCCCTTGAGCGCTCCGCTCCTTTCGTCGTCTCCTcacaacttcaacatccAGCACTCTGCTGCCCCTTCTCCTTTGAGTGATCGGCACTCCCAGCCGTTCAGTTCTTTGCAGCCGCcagaaatcttcaaaaactccaacaactccaattcttccattCCAGAGAATGCCGAATCGTCTATTTTGACCCCGACCCCCAATGGGCCGGACACTGGACTGAGGTCGGATGATTATCGAATAACCTTCTTTGAAACGGCAGTTCCTCATCCTGATTTAAGGTTCAGCTTCGACACTTATTCATTCCAGCCTGATTGTACCATTGAGTCGCTTTTACACTTTGTCCTCTTTCTGAACGATGACAACTTTCAGAGTACCGTTCACCAGGCAATCACGATATTACCTTTATTTCCCGACTTTGGCAAGACTTTGCGGCTACTAAACCTtatcttgaccaacttgtttgGGGATAAGTTCCTGGGCAAATATGACCTATCAGTGGCTTTTGACAGGATTTTGCAGCTCTTAAACAATGTCGACAACAATCTTCAGGGGTTTCTTTTGAAATCTGATATTGCTCCGTATATCTTGAGGCTTTTGGAGATTTTGTCAGATAAGTTGTCGCCTTCAAGTGAAGATTCCGAGGAGTACTCCGGCTTCTTGAGCCAGTTGACGACTTTCAAGTCCAGCATGTtgcttcaccaacaaaactTGATCCACTTGATCTCCAATGATAATGACAAAGCCCCTGAATCCAATCCGTTCCAAGACTTGAACGCAAGTTACTTTTTGAACCACGTAAAATTGATCGATTTCGCTACTACAGTCAATGCTATTGATTTGAAATTCTACAAGGATTGGAACTCCAATATCGATAAatcgttgttgttgtactCGACTATAAACCAAACCAATCAATCTGGTTCTGTTGATATCTTTTACAGGAGAAACTCATTGTTTTTTAACAACGAGTTCCACATTCACTTTTTATCGAGGTTGTTTATCAACCAGATGTTTCTTGAAACGAATATCACTGGAATGAACTCTTCTACTTCATTGTTGGAGTTTAAAGCCAGGCTTTTGGAAAAGTGGATCGATTTAGGTTGTCTTTTGGACAAGTCCGGTAATATGTCTTCGTGGTTGGGTATAGCTTCGATTATTTTATCCCAGCCTATTTTGAGGTTGAACAAAATATGGTCTTTCGTTTCCCTCGATTATATCAAGCTCCTTAAAAACGATTGGTCCCCTGTGCTTTTTGAATTGGATAGGAGATTCTTGGTTAATGGAATCAATGCTTCTACTCCCAATTCACCAAATCAACAGAAATCTTCTGAAGAGAATTCTACCGATCCACTGCCTAGAGATTCTTACCACATAATGGCTCCTAGAGGGTTAGGTAAGGTATATGCAAAAGAAAATGTTGTGCCATACTTTGGGGACTTATTATTAAACAACTTGGTTATCAACAATATTAATGAATTGGATTCCATCTATAAGAAAATCAACTATTCTTTCAACAGGTGGAGTGAGTactccaaaaacttgacaAACTACGACGATATCATAAAGTATAATGATGACGTATTAAAGCGTTATGACTCAATGGGATTCATCTTTTCGAATGAGAGTTTGAACCAAGTATTGTATCTTGGTGTTAATGAGGACTCCAAATCTTTACCGCCTACTTTTGAAATTCCGAAAGATAATGAGAAAGGTGATCATGGTTTGAATTATAATGTCACTACCAATCCAGTCTTACAAAGTCAATTGCTTAAGTTGATTGACTTAAATTCGAATTCAGAGTCCTTCAATCTAGAGAAATTGATGCTTTTGTCGTTAACTTTTCAACCTGAATTGCCAGAGTCTTATCTCAGATCCAATCATCCAGTCTACAAAAACTTCCATGCCACCCATTCAAATATTTCTGTGAACTCTAACGATTCATTGGCATCTTTGAAAGTTGAAGGCTCTATGAATGTACATGACCCGACCTCAAGATTACCCACCTTCAATAATAATcatttcaaattcaatttaATCAAATATGATGATTTGACTAATGATTCGGGGATCTCGAATCAATTTCATCTGGAATCTAATGATTCCAAGCATAAAATCAAGGTCGGTAATGATTTGACGTTCAGgattgatgattttgttACAGATTTAGATAATCAAACAAATTCAACCCTTAACCCATTGGATGAAGTTGgcaatgaagatgatgacgatgaagtCACAGGTTTAGGaattgatgttgatgatattttgaattcagacaaattcaataacttcttgatgagtAATGATCCTTCATCCTCTGAGTCTGATCAAGTTAATAGCTCGAAGAAAACGAGCACTAACCTTTTAAGTCATCCAACAAACAGTTTTAGTGTCATCTCATCTGATTCAAGCCAATTACACATTTACAAGTACATTCCTAAATTATCAACCATTGAAAAGCTTATcgacttgttgattatTGATACCAAATATTTGGATGAATCTATAAGTATCGACTTGTCAGAGTACAGATACGtattcttgttgaactaTAATTCCTACATAACCACCAGAGAATTGTTGGACAAATTGGCCTATAGATTTATCAACTCCGGTAATGCAGTTATTTCGATaatgaagaagttgcaTGCTATGAAAACAAATCAGTCACAAGATAAGCAGTCAGATGAAGACTTTCCAAACTGGAATTTGGATAATTCTGTTGATTTGACTGAATTGGGTGAAGTTGACTATTCGGTtttattgaagattcaGATTAATattttgaaggttttggtGTTATTAATTAACAACTTCTACTCTAACTTCTCAATGGATTTGATGAATAAGAAGATTCTTATAAAGCTCCTCAAGTTGTTCAGCAATGAAATACTTCAATGGTATAACTCCAATAAAATTGATTcagaattggaaaagtcaTTCGAGAGTTTGGTGAATTACtacaagaaattgaagaaattgtttGTAAAAAAGACTTACAGACCAATTGAGCTTGACAAATTTCATCAGTTCTTAGTGAACgacttcaaattcaacaattctttACATGAAGTGCCTATGAATAGAAACTTACCTGGACACAAAAACATTCAAaagattgaaaagtttttacacaagttcaataaaCTTTTGTCGATTTTCTACAAAGGTATCAAGATTGAAGATTGGGTTAAAGTTTACAAAATCATGGaaattgagtttgaaaagaataATTTAATGGAATTCAAACTTCAGAAGAATGAAACCGTTGATGAAAACCTTGTTATCTCAAACATTTTCAACTATTTTGACTCATTGAATGACccaaatgaaaaattgttgattttgaagaagttccCATTAGTGTTTAgaaagttgttcaagttgtacaacaaattcaaaaccTACATCTTAATCCAATTAACTGACTTGAATATCACAGTTGATGAAAGATTGGACAGAATGAAGACTTTATTGTATATGGTGAAGCTCTGccaattgaagatgctgaGCACACAgtttgtttttgaaagCAGACATAAAGGACCAATTCCTTCTTGTATTGAGTCGTCCATAACCAATGTTATCTACTCACCTGAGAGCAGATTATTCACTAATTTGTGGATCAAGGCTTCTATTGCTTTGAATGGTGAAGACTTTGTTGAAACCTCAACCAGctttgatgatttgaacaGCTTGTTACCTAAACATATCACTATTAAAGACTTGGCTATACATCATGAGTTTTTATTACCATGCTTCGGTTGGATTATTGAGAACATGGTTGAGATGAATAGAATTCCTAACTTCACTGCTAAAAGtcaaatcaatttcaatAAGAGATACTTTATTTACAAGGTACTTAAGGAATTGacaattgaagatgttgatttAGATGAATTTAACCACAATGAAACCAGagagtttgagtttttgttgaagttagatgagaacttgatcaatgacAAGAACATTAAGGAATTCACATTCTTGGAGAAAGACCGTGCTAAGTTGTTTAAGGCAGTTTTGAAAGAGCAGCACAAAGTATTGCTTATAGATAACCGCAAGAAGCACCTCAAGGACGGAAACGTATCAACATCTTCCTTACACAGTACAAGCTCTCAGAGTTCTGTTAATGGCCTGTTACACAAaaagtcttcaaatcctGGATTGAGGAGACAATCTTTATCATACAAGCAACTGAATTCAGGTTCAAGGTTCAAAATTTCCGGATTTTTCACAAAATCAAGGCCATTTTCtattggtggtaatggATCTAATCCAGGACAACATTGGTATGATAAACCGATTAATGCTAAGGAGTTGCCAAATGCTGATAACTTCATTGCTGCTAAGCTGAAACCAGCTCATATCATTCCCTTaaaaaacaagaagatcttcCCGGTGTACTTGCTTCCATTATCTTTTAAGATTGACAGCGATTCCAACAAAGAGGAAGACTACTTCTTCCAGTGTTTGAATGAGACTGACTTGAACGATTGGTTAATGAAGTTGAGCTATGCTAACAGACATTGgttcttttcaagatccTTGAATATTAAATCATCGTCTGGAAACTTCACTACTTTCGGTATCCCGTTGGGTGTCACATGCAACAGACAAAATACATTTGTGCCTAAGTTTTTGCTTGAAATATTCAAAGCAATTGAAGCCGAAGGTCTTAAGGATGTTGGGGTCTACAGAATCAGCACTTCACTAAGcgagttgaccaacttgaagtctATGATTGACAAGGTTGGgttcattgattttgaagaaagaagttaCGACACTCACGCTTTGACAAGCTGTGTAAAATCTTACTTCAGGGAATTACCAGATGCTTTATTGAATGATAAGGCCATTGAGAAATGTTATGACTTAAGACAGAGCATAGCtaatgaagaaattgataaGATTGAAATGATCTTAAGagccaaagaaatcttcaagtctttgcCCAAGACCAATTACGAAACTTTGAAGGCATTGTTGAAGCATTTGACCAAGGTTGAGGAGTTCAGTGAGTACAATAAGATGAATcccaccaacttggccacGGTTATCGGACCAGCGTTGACAGAAGCCAGTGGGCTAGAGGTTTTGGTAAACAGTTTTGGATTTATGAATTTTGTTCTCGAGAGAATTATCATCAATTACCAAGAGATTTTCGAGTTTACGGTCGAAGAAGTGAAGAATTTagacaaagaagaacttgaaaaaacCGAACAGCATACCATCACCGATGCTGACCAAAATTCCCAGGCTGAACCCCAGGTTTCTGCACCCGAAAAGGTTCAAACTTCCAAAGCTGACGTTATTGAAATCTCTGAACTGGCCATTGATGTTAGTGAGTTAAGAAATGAAGAGCAAGTAGTCTAA
- the MSK1 gene encoding mitochondrial lysine-tRNA synthetase (EggNog:ENOG503NUPU; COG:J) encodes MYAIARTGFRRTTTAPSRIYSRVLSSVPQEEPTTGVVGDGDEYRNRKLSILKHSHRNYYPPLRALSQEYDRRLRVSQFKDVYGAVDFTHFPSKKAPELVNLQGKIQSIRRNGKYMYFIDLSQDFVKVQVMASNKMMDVPKDNFVENHHFLRKGDYINCIGHPSVSNTGELSLKLTRPIDILAPCLNSMVVPQHLSDRKTINSNRILNYLVSPTARETILVKNLVIKLIRQFLTAKQFMEFQTPLLNGNSTGANARPFVTRSNHVDTELQLRVAPELWLKKLVISGFERIFEIGSSFRNEGIDATHNSEFTTCEFYQSFTDLDQLMGITQELFTYLHSNLEVEGNALGLNILHQTLPELQALKEPFTRIEFIPTLEEKTGLQLPTELNSYNLVQYHQQLDLEVPEVRSPAVLLDNLAAVYLEPISHHSTKPVFIYNHPAELSPLSKSTHIAYGSREYDISLRFELFINGKEYINAYEEENSPMDQLEKFKAQQSSKSDFNDQEALIPDWNYIKSLEFGLPPTGGWGCGIDRLSMLFTNSERIDQVLPFGNVKDVLKN; translated from the coding sequence ATGTATGCCATCGCCAGAACCGGTTTCAGGAGGACTACCACAGCCCCGTCCCGCATATACTCACGAGTGTTGTCATCAGTACCGCAGGAGGAACCTACTACCGGGGTGGTTGGTGACGGTGATGAGTATAGAAACAGAAAATTACTGATACTCAAGCACTCCCATAGAAACTACTACCCGCCACTACGAGCATTATCACAAGAATACGACCGCCGGCTTCGTGTCAGTCAGTTTAAGGATGTGTATGGTGCGGTGGACTTTACCCACTTCCCGTCCAAAAAGGCCCCTGAGTTGGTGAATCTCCAGGGCAAGATCCAGTCGATTCGCCGCAATGGAAAGTACATGTATTTCATTGATTTGTCCCAGGATTTTGTCAAGGTACAAGTGATGGCTAGCAACAAGATGATGGACGTGCCGAAGGACAACTTTGTAGAGAACCATCACTTTCTTCGCAAAGGGGACTACATCAACTGTATCGGTCATCCATCAGTATCGAACACTGGAGAGCTCctgttgaaattgactCGTCCCATCGACATTTTGGCGCCTTGTTTAAACTCAATGGTGGTGCCCCAGCACTTGAGTGACAGAAAAACCATCAATTCAAACCGGATTTTGAACTATTTGGTGAGTCCCACCGCTCGCGAAACCatcttggtgaagaacttggtgatcaagttgatccGTCAGTTCTTAACGGCCAAGCAGTTCATGGAGTTCCAAACGCCTTTGCTTAACGGCAATTCCACCGGCGCCAATGCCCGGCCATTTGTCACCAGGTCCAATCATGTGGACACAGAGCTCCAATTGCGAGTGGCTCCTGAGTTATGgctcaagaagttggtgatttcaGGGTTTGAGCGGATCTTTGAGATTGGAAGTAGCTTCCGAAACGAAGGTATTGATGCCACCCATAACCTGGAGTTCACTACCTGTGAGTTTTATCAGAGTTTTACCGATTTAGACCAGTTGATGGGCATTACCCAGGAATTATTTACATATTTGCATAGTAACTTGGAGGTGGAAGGGAATGCTTTGGGGTTGAACATCCTCCACCAGACGTTGCCTGAGCTCCAGGCCTTGAAAGAGCCGTTCACAAGGATAGAGTTTATTCCCACTCTTGAGGAAAAAACAGGTCTACAGCTACCCACTGAGTTGAACTCATACAACCTTGTACAATACCACCAGCAGTTGGACCTTGAGGTTCCAGAAGTGAGGTCTCCCGCGGTTCTTTTGGACAACTTGGCGGCGGTGTATTTGGAACCAATTTCACACCATTCCACCAAGCCGGTGTTCATATATAATCACCCAGCTGAACTATCACCACTCTCCAAGTCCACCCATATTGCGTATGGCCTGCGGGAGTACGATATATCGTTGCGATTTGAGTTGTTTATCAATGGCAAAGAGTATATTAATGCTTATGAGGAGGAGAACTCACCGATGGATCAGTTAGAAAAGTTCAAGGCACAACAGTCCTCTAAGCTGGACTTCAACGACCAGGAAGCGTTGATACCTGATTGGAACTATATCAAGCTGTTGGAGTTTGGACTCCCACCAACTGGTGGTTGGGGATGTGGAATTGACCGGTTGTCGATGTTGTTCACTAATAGTGAACGCATTGACCAGGTGCTTCCGTTTGGGAACGTGAAGgatgtgttgaagaattga